One window of the Sphaerochaeta associata genome contains the following:
- a CDS encoding ABC transporter substrate-binding protein, with amino-acid sequence MKKAFVATLMLVVIASLTFAAPTAEAGPKKPASLTVVVPNTTILDPLERIFANYTAETGIKVEIQALPAGEEYGRLLQTRFATKDYPDLFTMDPGTKQYTKFGIDRLLEMTGDKLFDNVLEASLDFQRYQGKLYGAPWGGTGTYGVYYNKDVFKAIGADVPKNYADFLNILKKAKASGYIPVYEAAKTEWPLQVFSLIAWPTFVDPKIGDEGVQKLERNELRLNQIPALKDVFSRYVALRDAGLFQNGYQSGTYDEQMELLATGKAAVAFQISNFIPSLMAKFGQDYVSEKIGWFPLPSDTDKGVAMLTPAHQILVPRDGKNTEFAMDLVRYMTKVENQNIYFEYNAGIPVYKGVEKKLLPYEMDVLAYDQAGKAKINVQNRLSSSFTDFPKILQNLLITSDVDGALDLLDENFRRTGKARALPGF; translated from the coding sequence ATGAAAAAGGCATTTGTAGCAACGTTGATGCTTGTCGTGATTGCATCGCTGACTTTTGCTGCCCCGACGGCTGAAGCAGGCCCGAAGAAACCCGCCTCGCTCACTGTCGTGGTACCCAACACAACCATTTTGGATCCATTGGAAAGAATTTTCGCCAACTACACAGCTGAGACCGGGATCAAAGTGGAAATCCAGGCTCTTCCTGCAGGTGAGGAGTACGGCCGTCTTTTGCAGACCCGCTTCGCAACCAAGGATTATCCCGATCTCTTCACAATGGACCCCGGTACCAAGCAATACACCAAGTTCGGTATCGACCGCTTGTTGGAAATGACCGGAGACAAGCTGTTTGACAACGTACTGGAAGCTTCACTTGACTTCCAGCGCTACCAGGGCAAGCTTTATGGGGCTCCCTGGGGAGGTACCGGCACCTACGGCGTCTACTACAACAAGGACGTCTTCAAGGCAATCGGTGCTGATGTTCCTAAGAATTATGCAGATTTCTTGAACATTCTCAAGAAAGCCAAGGCAAGCGGATACATCCCTGTCTATGAAGCCGCAAAGACCGAATGGCCCCTTCAGGTTTTCTCCCTGATTGCTTGGCCGACCTTTGTCGATCCGAAAATCGGTGATGAAGGTGTGCAGAAGCTGGAGAGAAATGAGCTGAGGCTGAACCAGATTCCCGCCCTCAAGGATGTATTCTCCCGCTATGTCGCCCTCAGGGATGCAGGTCTCTTCCAGAACGGCTATCAGAGCGGCACCTACGATGAGCAGATGGAACTGCTTGCAACCGGCAAGGCGGCTGTCGCCTTCCAGATCAGCAACTTCATCCCCTCGTTGATGGCTAAGTTCGGCCAGGATTATGTTTCAGAGAAAATCGGCTGGTTCCCCCTTCCGTCCGACACTGACAAGGGTGTGGCCATGCTCACCCCGGCACACCAGATTCTTGTTCCTCGTGATGGCAAGAACACCGAGTTTGCCATGGACCTCGTCCGCTATATGACCAAGGTGGAGAATCAGAACATCTACTTTGAGTACAATGCAGGCATCCCCGTGTACAAGGGAGTCGAGAAGAAGCTGCTGCCGTACGAAATGGACGTACTTGCCTATGACCAGGCAGGGAAGGCCAAGATCAACGTACAGAACAGGCTCTCATCTTCCTTTACTGATTTCCCGAAGATCCTGCAGAACCTCTTGATCACCAGCGATGTCGATGGAGCTCTCGATTTGTTGGATGAGAACTTCCGCAGAACCGGAAAAGCCCGCGCTCTTCCCGGCTTCTAA